A single Mangrovimonas sp. YM274 DNA region contains:
- a CDS encoding DUF4421 family protein, translating into MRRRFFLLVVVLLSFAIHAQGQRTKFRKAIDSLFIDHNPENYSLRLFSNYKVKRFKISNEDFKTRYVPKNRFGVGVGVANSKVLLDLAINIKNGQEEVTKRFDAQGTIIFKKRNYLNAYLQIYNGFNVKNDFGEPNEFRFDIKSRTLGFNHLYTFSDVEFSYSLLKAGLPTKNKDVYITGGIGSFVMFDYFDSDTSIFPENVALYYDDVYNIKRYSGRALGLLTGVMSAFVLPKNIIATCNLMPGIAIIDNRVTLEDGSRRGSTPMLYKLDASFALSYSVKRYYINLMYETGMYANSLNFGHNYRFNLSMAKLSFGYKLNM; encoded by the coding sequence TTGAGAAGACGCTTTTTTCTACTTGTTGTTGTATTGTTGTCCTTTGCCATTCATGCGCAAGGACAAAGGACTAAATTCCGAAAAGCGATAGACTCCCTGTTTATAGACCACAATCCTGAGAATTATTCCCTTAGGCTGTTTTCAAACTATAAGGTGAAGCGCTTTAAGATTTCCAATGAAGATTTTAAGACCAGATATGTCCCGAAGAACCGATTTGGCGTAGGGGTAGGTGTCGCCAATAGCAAGGTGTTGTTGGATTTGGCTATTAATATTAAAAATGGTCAGGAAGAAGTTACCAAACGCTTTGATGCACAGGGGACCATTATATTTAAAAAACGCAATTATCTGAACGCCTATTTGCAGATTTATAATGGTTTTAATGTGAAAAACGACTTTGGTGAGCCCAATGAGTTCCGGTTTGATATTAAGTCCAGGACACTTGGCTTCAATCACCTATACACCTTCTCGGATGTGGAATTTTCATATTCTCTGTTGAAGGCAGGATTGCCAACCAAAAACAAGGATGTTTATATTACTGGAGGTATTGGTTCCTTTGTGATGTTTGATTATTTTGATTCGGACACTTCCATTTTTCCTGAGAATGTAGCCTTATACTACGACGATGTCTACAATATTAAACGGTATAGTGGACGTGCTTTGGGATTATTGACCGGTGTAATGAGTGCCTTTGTACTTCCTAAGAATATTATAGCTACCTGTAACCTGATGCCGGGTATTGCCATCATTGATAATAGGGTGACCTTGGAAGACGGTAGCCGTCGTGGTTCTACACCAATGTTGTATAAATTGGATGCCAGTTTTGCTTTGAGCTATAGTGTGAAACGCTATTATATCAACTTGATGTATGAAACGGGCATGTATGCCAATTCCCTGAACTTTGGGCACAATTATCGTTTCAACCTTTCTATGGCGAAATTGTCTTTTGGGTATAAGTTGAATATGTAG
- a CDS encoding adenylyltransferase/cytidyltransferase family protein, which translates to MSTTNNKKVFVSGCFDMLHSGHIAFFKEAASFGDLYVGIGSDSTIRELKGRHTINSEQERLYMINAVKYVKEAFVNSGSGMMDFETDLRQLQPDFFVVNEDGYSPAKEELCNELNIELHVLRRTPDAGLPERSTTAIRTNGHCSLPYRIDLAGTWIDQPYVSKYHPGWALTVSLEPIVEYNERCGMSTSTRNAAKKIWPYYLPLEKPEKLAEILFKFENTPGSTLISGAQDAIGICMPGLVRHYYDNAYWPLKFESIHDEATLSWLEAHISMVLLWPREKDLDLLNETYIDETHVKALAQAADEVWEAIKQRDLKAFAEGFLKSFNAQTTMFPAMVNERVNKEIAKYKDKALAWKLAGAGGGGYLILVSETPIEDTMRINIRRKASL; encoded by the coding sequence ATGAGCACAACCAATAATAAAAAGGTATTTGTATCAGGATGTTTCGATATGCTGCATAGTGGGCATATTGCATTTTTTAAGGAAGCCGCTTCTTTTGGCGATTTGTATGTTGGTATTGGTTCCGATAGTACCATAAGGGAACTAAAGGGACGTCATACGATCAATTCGGAGCAGGAGCGCCTGTATATGATCAATGCCGTGAAATATGTGAAGGAAGCCTTTGTAAACTCAGGGTCTGGGATGATGGATTTTGAAACCGACCTAAGGCAGTTGCAACCTGATTTTTTTGTGGTGAATGAAGATGGGTATTCCCCAGCCAAGGAAGAACTGTGCAATGAGCTCAATATCGAGCTTCACGTATTGCGCCGTACACCAGATGCTGGTTTGCCGGAACGTTCTACTACAGCAATTCGCACCAATGGGCACTGTTCCCTTCCGTACCGAATCGATTTGGCGGGTACTTGGATAGATCAGCCTTATGTGTCCAAATATCATCCAGGTTGGGCCTTGACCGTGTCTTTGGAACCTATTGTGGAATATAATGAGCGTTGCGGAATGTCTACCTCCACACGTAATGCTGCCAAAAAGATATGGCCTTACTATTTGCCCTTGGAGAAACCCGAAAAGTTGGCGGAAATTCTGTTTAAGTTTGAAAATACACCGGGATCTACCCTTATTTCAGGAGCCCAAGATGCCATAGGAATCTGTATGCCCGGTTTGGTAAGACATTATTATGATAACGCTTATTGGCCCCTAAAGTTTGAATCCATTCATGATGAAGCAACCTTGTCTTGGTTGGAGGCTCATATTAGTATGGTATTGCTTTGGCCGCGGGAAAAGGACTTGGATTTACTAAATGAGACCTACATAGACGAAACCCATGTAAAGGCTCTTGCCCAGGCTGCCGATGAAGTTTGGGAGGCTATCAAACAACGCGACCTGAAGGCCTTTGCCGAAGGCTTCTTAAAATCATTTAATGCGCAAACCACCATGTTCCCAGCCATGGTAAACGAACGAGTGAACAAAGAAATTGCCAAATACAAAGACAAAGCCCTTGCTTGGAAGCTTGCCGGTGCTGGCGGTGGTGGTTACCTGATTTTGGTGTCTGAAACTCCTATAGAAGATACCATGCGTATTAATATTAGAAGAAAGGCGTCGTTGTAA
- a CDS encoding lipocalin family protein — MKKLLVLPLALSLFNCNSEKYELLNGKWNCLSWTIESSEDNQCSNNVYFMFSPNKTYSSKIGNLEEKGHFILSGDKLICTPEGKMDIGVEINTLTTDTLRFTMNRSGQKEVITLLKE, encoded by the coding sequence ATGAAAAAACTACTTGTGCTCCCTTTAGCGCTTAGCTTATTCAACTGCAACTCTGAAAAATATGAATTACTCAACGGTAAATGGAATTGCCTCAGTTGGACCATAGAATCCAGTGAAGACAACCAATGCAGCAACAATGTCTATTTTATGTTTTCGCCAAACAAGACCTACAGCTCCAAAATTGGTAACCTGGAAGAAAAGGGACATTTCATATTATCTGGAGACAAATTAATCTGCACTCCTGAAGGCAAGATGGATATAGGTGTTGAAATAAATACCCTTACTACAGACACCTTAAGATTCACTATGAACAGAAGTGGCCAAAAAGAAGTAATCACTTTACTAAAGGAATAA
- a CDS encoding lipocalin family protein produces the protein MTNLFKNLTIILNLVLITACSSDDSQDSNSSVDPLIGTWQYVTQFENDVQYTANDCSPSTIVFTQSGNRTDAYYDTNNTGDCVVVDTVNMTWQQLNDGTYQFTQNGYSFSETVLFSENNNTLTLEDTDEDGNGNVITYSFIYTRTE, from the coding sequence ATGACCAACCTATTTAAAAACTTAACCATAATCCTAAATTTAGTATTAATAACCGCCTGTAGCAGCGATGACAGCCAAGACAGCAACTCCTCTGTAGACCCACTTATCGGAACATGGCAATATGTAACACAGTTTGAAAATGATGTTCAATATACAGCGAACGACTGCAGCCCTTCAACCATAGTTTTTACCCAATCTGGAAATAGAACAGATGCCTATTATGACACAAACAATACCGGAGACTGCGTTGTAGTTGACACGGTAAACATGACTTGGCAACAATTAAATGATGGTACATATCAGTTCACCCAAAATGGCTACTCTTTTTCTGAAACAGTATTGTTTTCTGAAAACAATAATACCTTAACGTTAGAAGACACGGATGAGGATGGAAATGGCAATGTAATTACCTATAGTTTTATATACACAAGAACTGAATAG
- a CDS encoding TraB/GumN family protein — MGQASPKGADMTTGTILFKVTHPKSQQISYLFGTHHAFGKSFFDTLTPANKALASCNVLIKENLNLPGHEAQDIINARSSTTSWKSYLNKDHLDFVNTLFANSPTNYHKMTPTELYVFLNRHFKEQVCLNKDGTDTHLSLDDYIGSIAEDLQLKLIGLETTEAQIALINKDVEGMPKKVHKKRLANIINMLKTQNPNNCQETDWYRQMDIDYHYDIPCQNSLILTNRNEAWLASITPLLETNNCFIAVGLSHLMYQCSLIVQLQNLGYSITPILLK, encoded by the coding sequence ATGGGGCAAGCAAGCCCTAAGGGAGCAGACATGACTACCGGCACCATCCTTTTTAAAGTCACCCATCCCAAGAGTCAACAGATATCCTATCTGTTTGGTACCCACCATGCCTTCGGAAAATCATTTTTTGACACCTTAACTCCAGCTAATAAAGCCTTAGCTTCCTGCAATGTATTAATAAAGGAAAACCTTAACCTCCCAGGACACGAAGCACAGGACATCATTAATGCACGCAGCAGCACAACCTCATGGAAATCCTATTTAAACAAAGACCACCTAGACTTTGTAAATACCCTTTTTGCCAACAGCCCCACGAACTACCACAAAATGACGCCTACAGAACTATATGTATTCCTGAACAGGCATTTTAAAGAACAAGTATGCCTAAACAAGGACGGTACAGACACGCACCTGTCCTTAGACGATTATATAGGCTCTATAGCAGAAGACCTCCAGCTAAAACTGATAGGATTGGAAACTACCGAGGCACAAATTGCCCTCATCAACAAAGATGTAGAAGGCATGCCTAAAAAAGTACATAAAAAACGATTGGCCAACATTATTAACATGCTAAAAACCCAAAACCCTAACAACTGCCAAGAAACCGATTGGTATCGCCAAATGGACATAGATTACCACTATGATATACCCTGCCAAAACAGTTTAATCCTTACAAACAGAAACGAGGCATGGCTTGCAAGCATTACCCCACTTTTGGAAACCAACAATTGTTTTATTGCCGTTGGACTAAGCCACTTAATGTACCAATGCAGCCTTATTGTACAACTGCAAAACCTTGGCTATTCCATAACTCCTATTTTGCTAAAGTAA
- the fucP gene encoding L-fucose:H+ symporter permease, translated as MNNTTKATVVAPKYVLPFILLSLCFMGWGIANNLTDPLVKVFKAVFGNLSTFQASLIQFTFYFGYFCMAIPGALISRKYSYKTGVLVGLGLYVVGCFLLYPSTLFQEFVFFCLSYYILACGLGILETNANPYMLSLGPKDTATKRLNLAQSFNPVGSVIGVLMCQIMIMAKMPLDAEGNISIEASQIQETLNIVIFPYLSVAGVLVLVWILIAATKMPKEASPNQKVRMRQTFIKLFKQKNYRFAVIAQFFYVGAQISVWTYTNFYIPEELATTQEMALQYHTLALILFGVFRWIFTALMQRFRPESLLLVSAIIATILTLNVIVIGGLVGVASLIGISAFMSLMFPTIFGMGCEGLDENETKVGSSGLIMAILGGAVLTPVQGGLLDVFGTAYSYLLPLICFIVIGAYAWYYRGLEKTSNL; from the coding sequence ATGAATAATACCACCAAAGCAACTGTTGTTGCGCCTAAATATGTATTACCCTTTATTTTATTATCCCTTTGCTTTATGGGCTGGGGTATTGCCAACAATTTAACGGATCCCCTAGTTAAAGTTTTTAAGGCGGTGTTTGGAAACCTCAGCACCTTCCAAGCCTCCCTCATTCAGTTTACCTTCTACTTTGGGTATTTCTGCATGGCCATACCAGGTGCACTTATCTCTCGCAAATATTCCTATAAAACTGGTGTATTGGTAGGTTTGGGGCTATATGTAGTGGGCTGCTTTTTATTGTACCCCTCAACTCTGTTTCAGGAGTTTGTGTTCTTTTGCCTGTCCTATTACATTTTAGCCTGTGGCCTTGGTATTTTGGAGACCAATGCTAACCCCTACATGCTTAGCCTAGGACCAAAAGACACCGCCACCAAGCGCTTGAACCTTGCCCAATCCTTCAACCCTGTGGGCTCGGTAATTGGAGTTCTGATGTGCCAAATCATGATTATGGCTAAAATGCCTTTGGATGCCGAAGGCAATATTTCCATAGAAGCCTCACAAATTCAGGAAACACTTAACATTGTTATTTTCCCCTACCTCTCGGTGGCAGGCGTATTGGTATTGGTATGGATTTTAATTGCCGCTACCAAGATGCCGAAAGAGGCCAGCCCCAACCAAAAAGTGCGCATGAGGCAGACTTTTATAAAACTCTTTAAACAAAAGAACTATCGTTTTGCCGTGATTGCACAATTTTTCTATGTGGGTGCACAAATTTCGGTGTGGACCTATACCAACTTTTACATTCCTGAAGAACTGGCCACCACACAGGAAATGGCATTGCAGTACCATACTTTGGCCCTCATCCTCTTTGGGGTGTTCCGTTGGATCTTTACCGCTCTTATGCAACGTTTCCGTCCGGAAAGCCTCTTATTGGTATCGGCAATTATCGCGACCATCCTTACCTTGAACGTCATCGTTATTGGTGGCCTTGTGGGTGTGGCCTCGCTTATTGGCATATCGGCCTTTATGAGCTTAATGTTCCCTACTATTTTCGGGATGGGTTGCGAAGGATTGGACGAGAACGAAACCAAGGTAGGCTCCTCTGGCCTTATCATGGCCATTTTGGGTGGCGCAGTGCTGACTCCCGTACAAGGTGGACTTCTAGATGTGTTTGGAACCGCCTATTCCTACCTTCTCCCTTTAATTTGCTTTATCGTGATTGGGGCGTATGCTTGGTATTATAGAGGACTGGAGAAGACAAGCAACCTATAA
- a CDS encoding L-rhamnose mutarotase encodes MTYCFTLDLKPDPKLIAEYERWHTPENIKPEIVAGLRSIGIENMQIFRWNTRMCMVVTVPDDFNWDAQMAKLAQMPEQREWELLMDAYQQRLTDGEEKWLEMTPIFKLTDC; translated from the coding sequence ATGACCTATTGTTTTACCTTGGATTTAAAACCTGATCCAAAGCTCATTGCCGAATACGAACGTTGGCATACCCCAGAAAACATCAAACCCGAAATTGTTGCTGGCCTACGCAGTATTGGCATAGAGAACATGCAAATTTTCCGATGGAACACCCGTATGTGCATGGTCGTAACGGTGCCCGACGACTTCAATTGGGACGCTCAAATGGCGAAACTTGCCCAAATGCCAGAACAACGCGAATGGGAACTCCTTATGGACGCCTACCAACAGCGCCTCACCGACGGCGAAGAGAAATGGCTTGAAATGACCCCAATTTTTAAACTTACCGATTGTTAA
- a CDS encoding AraC family transcriptional regulator yields MKLCFKRLYTITFALGLLWSVIGATALYAQQDDLQLKANELVYSNPEEAIKIAEVIIKGHEDEDGIQAEMGLLLAKCYWVKGDYKQAAEWLFKASEQVPEQDFSNRAAIGVFKIKLLRELQLNGAVATYGKDIPNWINRVSSKTTRDSLQFRLELDKVATTLKEDKAKAVVLLNQIAQDYQTVLNTSSEDKIAYHLVRSQVLKVTANYSEAFLEAKRALDLIDTSGSNNLFNKAMAFEAMGSLYHLQGAYAKSEETLFIAQKFAEVLDNSSVLKDISKELALNYLSWGQNSQHKVYNYEFLLLNKEVENKERDAVNALYNLIGKENQAAILAAQERYTEYIYMAVGVFLLVVGIGVLVLLRSFYKRRRLGEIIRYLEINRTNLAKIKPAKRKTAKKLVIPEETEKALLSKLKKFQNTRKFLSKDMSIAVLAGQFETNTKYLSEIINKHYNDNFNTFINKLRINYIIEKLKDDPNYINYKISVLADECGFSSHSSFATVFKSIVGMPPATYINLLREERSEELSNS; encoded by the coding sequence ATGAAATTGTGTTTTAAACGCCTTTATACCATCACCTTTGCCCTAGGGCTTTTGTGGAGTGTTATTGGGGCGACTGCTCTGTATGCTCAACAGGATGACCTACAGCTTAAGGCTAATGAGTTGGTGTATTCCAATCCGGAAGAAGCTATTAAAATAGCAGAAGTTATTATAAAAGGTCATGAGGATGAGGATGGGATCCAGGCAGAGATGGGATTGCTGTTGGCTAAATGTTATTGGGTAAAGGGCGATTATAAACAAGCTGCAGAATGGTTGTTTAAGGCCAGTGAACAAGTGCCGGAACAAGACTTTAGCAATAGGGCGGCCATTGGTGTTTTTAAAATTAAATTACTACGCGAACTACAGTTGAATGGTGCGGTAGCGACCTATGGAAAGGATATTCCAAACTGGATAAATAGAGTAAGCTCGAAAACTACAAGGGATTCTCTGCAATTTAGACTGGAATTGGATAAAGTGGCCACAACCTTGAAAGAGGATAAAGCCAAAGCTGTTGTACTCTTAAATCAAATTGCTCAGGATTATCAAACCGTATTAAATACTTCCTCAGAAGATAAAATCGCTTATCACTTAGTAAGATCCCAAGTACTAAAAGTAACTGCTAACTATAGTGAAGCTTTTCTGGAAGCTAAGCGTGCCTTGGATTTGATAGATACGTCGGGAAGTAATAATTTGTTCAATAAAGCCATGGCCTTTGAAGCGATGGGAAGTTTGTATCATTTACAGGGGGCTTACGCCAAAAGTGAGGAAACTTTATTTATTGCTCAAAAGTTTGCGGAAGTTTTGGACAATAGTTCTGTGTTGAAGGATATCAGCAAGGAATTGGCTTTAAACTATCTGTCCTGGGGACAAAACAGTCAGCATAAAGTTTATAATTATGAGTTTTTGTTGCTCAATAAGGAGGTAGAGAATAAAGAGCGCGATGCAGTAAATGCCTTATATAACCTTATAGGGAAAGAGAACCAAGCTGCAATTTTGGCGGCTCAGGAAAGGTATACTGAATATATCTATATGGCCGTGGGCGTATTTTTGTTGGTGGTAGGGATAGGTGTGTTGGTACTGCTAAGGAGCTTTTATAAAAGAAGGCGCTTAGGGGAAATTATTCGGTATTTGGAGATTAACCGCACCAATTTGGCAAAGATTAAACCAGCAAAACGCAAAACAGCTAAAAAGTTGGTGATTCCGGAGGAAACGGAAAAGGCACTGTTGTCCAAATTAAAGAAATTTCAGAATACTCGTAAATTTTTGAGTAAAGATATGTCTATTGCAGTATTGGCTGGGCAATTTGAAACCAATACCAAGTACTTGTCCGAAATTATCAATAAACATTATAACGATAACTTCAATACGTTTATCAATAAGCTTCGAATCAATTATATCATAGAAAAGTTGAAAGACGATCCTAACTATATCAACTATAAGATCAGTGTCTTGGCAGATGAGTGTGGATTTTCGTCGCATAGCAGTTTTGCTACGGTATTCAAAAGTATTGTAGGCATGCCGCCGGCAACCTATATTAATTTGTTGCGGGAAGAGCGAAGCGAAGAATTAAGCAACAGTTAG
- a CDS encoding tetratricopeptide repeat protein, protein MDFRKWLFGFCVVVLFWGLQGYAQNSLSDKDLEDLIKIKTNQIYEDPESCIQFGIEVYEDESVEMDIRVKALSLVSLAYSSKRDYQKALEYISLANELVEQVDNPLLAIEILSKTGILYQQMNIYDKSIEFLDKTEKACLAYPVRDSVRTFLANTYIVKGFIYRGNLSCDIALNFFDKGIKEYEAKGLFYETNVSIAYYNKGSCYLELSRNEEAKESYRRSIYLAEKKGAKSLVSFAQKGLAEVYTSEGRHQEAINLLENALNQSKDVGDLVLNQGIYQGLFENYLALDDWEQYQIYYNHFLEIKNEIQQSERNSISDSIEENDVLKEQQIANLQERFSFNVKVIFVAAIILIVVIVLLQIKAQKHIRDLKKQVEKLQKRKS, encoded by the coding sequence ATGGATTTCAGGAAATGGCTTTTTGGTTTTTGTGTGGTGGTGCTCTTTTGGGGCTTGCAGGGATATGCGCAAAATTCTTTAAGTGATAAGGACCTGGAAGATTTGATTAAGATAAAAACCAATCAAATTTATGAGGATCCGGAGAGCTGTATCCAGTTTGGTATTGAGGTATATGAGGATGAGAGCGTGGAGATGGACATTCGAGTGAAGGCTTTGTCACTGGTATCGCTGGCATATTCTTCCAAACGTGACTACCAAAAGGCACTTGAGTATATTTCCTTGGCAAACGAGCTTGTGGAACAGGTTGATAATCCATTGTTGGCCATAGAGATTTTGTCAAAAACGGGCATCCTTTATCAGCAAATGAATATTTATGACAAGTCTATAGAATTTTTGGATAAAACCGAAAAGGCTTGTTTGGCCTATCCGGTTCGGGATTCTGTGCGGACCTTTTTGGCCAATACCTATATCGTAAAAGGCTTTATATATCGAGGTAACCTTAGTTGTGATATAGCCTTGAACTTTTTTGATAAGGGGATAAAGGAGTATGAAGCGAAAGGCTTGTTTTATGAAACCAATGTAAGCATAGCCTATTACAATAAAGGGAGTTGTTATTTGGAACTTTCCAGAAATGAAGAGGCTAAAGAGAGTTACCGTAGGTCTATCTATTTGGCAGAGAAAAAGGGGGCCAAAAGTTTGGTGTCCTTTGCTCAAAAGGGATTGGCAGAAGTATATACCAGTGAAGGGCGGCACCAAGAAGCTATCAATTTATTGGAGAATGCCTTAAACCAATCCAAGGATGTTGGGGACTTAGTCTTGAATCAAGGAATTTATCAGGGGCTTTTCGAAAATTATTTGGCCTTGGATGACTGGGAGCAATATCAGATTTATTACAATCATTTTTTGGAAATCAAAAATGAGATCCAACAATCCGAGAGAAATTCCATAAGTGATTCCATAGAAGAAAATGACGTGCTCAAGGAGCAGCAAATTGCAAATTTGCAAGAGCGTTTTTCTTTCAATGTAAAAGTTATTTTCGTTGCGGCTATAATTCTAATTGTAGTTATTGTCTTACTTCAAATCAAAGCGCAAAAGCATATTAGAGACCTCAAAAAGCAGGTTGAGAAACTTCAAAAGCGTAAATCTTAA